TTATAGAGTTGGGATGATTTGAATAGGGACAAATGATTTCTGCATCTTTGTATTTTGCCATTAATATGGTCTTGATTTTTTTTCTGTAATCCTGTGAATGGATTTTTTTATCAGCAATTGAACCTTGTATAATGCCACCAATAAAAAAAGTTAATTTCTTCATTTATTTTCCTTCAAATAGCCGTTCTGCAAGATATAAAGGCAATTCCTTCTTTCTAATCTTTTCTGCTGTTTTTTCTACATCATACTCTTCCAAATAGTAGGTGATAAGTTTTTTTTCACTGTCGAAGACAACAAATGATGCTCTCCAATCCCTGTCTCTTGGCTGTCCCACACTTCCGGGATTTATAAGGTAAATATAGTTTTCTTTCAAATGAAATTTGATTTTGCTTCCTTCCGAAGGGCTAATATTGGCAGTTGAATATGCCGCTTTAAAATGGGTATGTACAAAAAAGCAGATTTTGATACCAATTTCATAATCTTCAAGGTAGTTTAGGCACTTTTCGGCTGTAGCTTCTCCAAAGATATATTCATCAGCGTCACGAGGAGAGCCGTGGACACAAAGTATTTCATTGCTTATATTCATTTTTTCAGGGAGTTGGCACAGAAAATCTCGGTTTTTTTGTGAAAGTTCTCCTCTTGTCCATAAAACAGCTTCACGTGCAACAGGATTAAAAAAAATCGGCTCCTCAATACCGCACGCAACTCTATCATGATTGCCCATCAGGGAGGGGATTTCTCTTTCCCTGATGATTTCAACACATTCATTTGGATTTGCATTATATCCAACTATATCGCCGAGGCAGTAGATGCTGTCTGCGTCTATCTTTTCTATTTTTTTCAATACAGATTCAAATGCCTCAAGATTGGAGTGAATATCAGAAATGATAGCTATCTTCATTTTATCGCAATCAAATAATAATTTTGAAGTTATCTTATAAAAGATTTTTTGGGTGAACAAGACAAAGTTTCGAGAATTCCACTACCAATATTTTTATTTCAGGAAAAAGTATTAGAAAAATTATTCTTCTTGACATTGATCTCAAAAGATAAGATAAGGTTGACAAATACCATATAAAATACTCCTTAAATAGTGTCTAAAAACATCTTTAATATGAATTAGCATTTATTTACCATTTATATATAAAAAGAGAGTATTTCAATAAATAAAAAAACGGAGAAAAAATGAATT
This is a stretch of genomic DNA from Candidatus Schekmanbacteria bacterium. It encodes these proteins:
- a CDS encoding metallophosphoesterase — its product is MKIAIISDIHSNLEAFESVLKKIEKIDADSIYCLGDIVGYNANPNECVEIIREREIPSLMGNHDRVACGIEEPIFFNPVAREAVLWTRGELSQKNRDFLCQLPEKMNISNEILCVHGSPRDADEYIFGEATAEKCLNYLEDYEIGIKICFFVHTHFKAAYSTANISPSEGSKIKFHLKENYIYLINPGSVGQPRDRDWRASFVVFDSEKKLITYYLEEYDVEKTAEKIRKKELPLYLAERLFEGK